From the Kitasatospora viridis genome, one window contains:
- a CDS encoding ATP-grasp domain-containing protein, whose protein sequence is MPAPTILLPQDPLNPRRVDPHYSYEAQLVRGLGGETALVDHDALLAGDAAEAVRRVPAGTGPAWYRGWMLPVQAYAGFVRALAERGCHLLTSAAAYRTAHELPGWYGTFEGATPDSVWLPADADRGALAEAAARLGGRGPAIVKDYVKSRKHEWHEACYIPDLADLPALARVVGRFVELQGDYLAGGVVLRRFHRFAPAAGPAGEPDAAARGTEARVWWVDGEPVLTGPHPDTPEVFPAPDLTLIRSLVRSLGCRFVTTDLALLADGSGWMVVEVGDGQVSDLPRGTEVSGLLSSLIST, encoded by the coding sequence ATGCCAGCCCCGACCATCCTGCTGCCGCAGGATCCGTTGAACCCCCGGCGGGTCGATCCGCACTACTCCTACGAGGCCCAGCTGGTCCGCGGCCTGGGCGGCGAGACCGCGCTGGTGGACCACGACGCACTGCTGGCCGGCGACGCGGCCGAGGCGGTCCGCCGGGTGCCGGCCGGGACCGGACCGGCCTGGTACCGGGGCTGGATGCTGCCGGTCCAGGCCTACGCGGGGTTCGTGCGGGCCCTGGCCGAGCGCGGCTGCCACCTGCTCACCAGCGCCGCCGCCTACCGCACGGCCCACGAGCTGCCCGGCTGGTACGGCACCTTCGAGGGCGCCACCCCGGACAGCGTCTGGCTCCCCGCCGACGCCGACCGCGGCGCGCTGGCCGAGGCCGCCGCCCGGCTCGGCGGCCGCGGCCCGGCGATCGTCAAGGACTACGTGAAGTCCCGCAAGCACGAGTGGCACGAGGCCTGTTACATCCCCGACCTGGCCGACCTGCCGGCGCTGGCCCGGGTGGTCGGCCGGTTCGTGGAACTGCAGGGCGACTACCTGGCCGGCGGCGTGGTGCTGCGGCGGTTCCACCGGTTCGCGCCGGCCGCCGGCCCGGCGGGCGAGCCGGACGCGGCGGCGCGCGGCACCGAGGCGCGGGTCTGGTGGGTGGACGGCGAACCGGTGCTGACCGGCCCGCACCCCGACACGCCCGAGGTCTTCCCCGCGCCCGACCTCACCCTGATCCGCTCGCTGGTCCGCTCGCTCGGCTGCCGCTTCGTCACCACCGACCTGGCGCTGCTGGCCGACGGCAGCGGCTGGATGGTGGTGGAGGTCGGCGACGGCCAGGTGAGCGACCTGCCCCGGGGCACCGAGGTGTCCGGGCTGCTCTCCTCACTGATCTCCACCTGA